One part of the Carassius gibelio isolate Cgi1373 ecotype wild population from Czech Republic chromosome B6, carGib1.2-hapl.c, whole genome shotgun sequence genome encodes these proteins:
- the LOC127959348 gene encoding SUN domain-containing protein 2-like, whose protein sequence is MSRRSTRLVTKEPSIPDDDAASTSSTGSTSLISYKESPNRIFKKRSGRKSTGNVSRNSSRASSVSQILTGQHTENEKGMSLATQGFSSGYSSAEEHYEQSIKSNPSSAQSVSEPPFVIWDVFHSPAQALVMFYWWLGSSWYSLTSRLSLINVFLLSRCTSDMRKTAVLLLLLIFLIFGIWYWFPFASRSPPREVVTKTPSVKHTDRPVKETFDHLQHASLSNLKEEIVSLHEREASLMKDIELLKMESMRQKVKSEMIQTDLKSMNDQMRKSESEHEQQVSDLKSSISNLQSTQDLLKERVDAQDSLNTNLRAELSDWLIKLLKDPGSLESTIVLRPELQRALEDVEKRILDRLVQEKESRRDAWRTVGETLQQEGAGAVTIQDVKEMVHRAISLYRADGIGLADYALESSGASVLNTRCSETYKTRSACLSLFGIPLWYHSESPRVVIQPELYPGKCWAFRGSQGFLVIALSYPVRITHVTLEHLPKELSPTARIDSAPKDFAVYGMSDETEDGKLLGTFMYDQDGEPIQTFKLAEASEIYSMTELRILSNWGHLEYTCVYRFRVHGEPSFV, encoded by the exons ATGTCGAGGAGAAGCACGAGGTTAGTGACCAAAGAGCCGTCCATCCCTGATGATGACGCTGCCAGCACGAGCTCCACCGGATCCACTAGCCTCATCTCTTACAAAGAGAGCCCAAACAG GATCTTCAAGAAGAGGAGTGGTCGCAAGAGCACAGGAAATGTTTCACGCAATTCAAGTCGCGCGAGCAGTGTGAGTCAAATACTGACTGGACAGCACACTGAGAACGAGAAGG GCATGTCCCTTGCTACTCAGGGATTCTCCTCTGGGTATTCCTCTGCTGAGGAGCATTATGAACAATCCATAAAATCAAACCCTA GTTCTGCCCAGTCTGTATCTGAACCACCGTTCGTCATTTGGGACGTGTTTCATTCTCCAG CTCAGGCTCTGGTCATGTTCTACTGGTGGCTGGGAAGTTCATGGTACAGCCTGACCTCTCGACTGTCTCTGATCAATGTGTTTCTGCTCAGCAG ATGCACATCAGATATGAGAAAGACCGCTGTTCTGCTCCTCCTTCTCATCTTTCTCATTTTTG GAATATGGTACTGGTTCCCGTTTGCTTCTCGTTCTCCTCCTCGTGAAGTTGTTACAAAGACTCCGTCTGTTAAACACACAGATAGACCTGTGAAAGAAACTTTT GATCATCTCCAACATGCGAGCTTGTCTAACTTGAAGGAAGAGATCGTCAGCTTGCATGAAAGAGAGGCGAGCCTGATG AAAGACATCGAACTGCTGAAGATGGAGAGCATGAGACAGAAGGTCAAATCTGAG ATGATTCAAACTGATCTGAAGTCTATGAATGATCAGATGAGGAA GTCAGAGTCTGAACACGAGCAGCAGGTTTCTGATCTGAAGTCCAGCATCTCAAACCTGCAGTCGACCCAAGACCTCCTCAAGGAAAGAGTTGATGCACAAGACTCTCTCAACACTAAC CTGAGAGCAGAGCTATCCGATTGGCTGATAAAACTCCTGAAAGATCCAGGCTCATTGGAATCGACCATCGTGCTCCGTCCTGAGCTGCAGAGGGCGCTGGAGGATGTGGAGAAACGGATACTGGACAGACTAGTGCAGGAGAAAGAGAGCAGGAGAGACGCCTGGAGGACCGTGGGAGAGACGCTGCAACAGGAAGGAGCCGGAGCTGTCACTAtacaa GATGTGAAAGAAATGGTCCACAGGGCAATTAgtctgtacagggcagatgggaTTGGATTGGCCGACTATGCCTTGGAATCTTCTG gtgcCAGTGTGCTCAACACCCGGTGCTCAGAGACGTATAAGACCAGATCTGCGTGTCTGAGTTTATTCGGCATTCCTCTGTGGTATCATTCAGAAAGCCCTCGGGTTGTTATACAG CCCGAGCTGTATCCCGGGAAGTGCTGGGCATTCCGAGGCTCCCAGGGTTTCCTGGTAATCGCGCTGTCTTACCCAGTAAGAATCACTCATGTGACACTCGAACACCTTCCCAAAGAGCTCTCACCGACGGCCCGCATTGACAGCGCCCCCAAGGATTTTGCTGTCTAT GGTATGTCTGATGAGACTGAAGATGGAAAGCTGCTTGGGACATTCATGTATGACCAGGATGGAGAGCCCATTCAGACTTTCAAGCTTGCG GAAGCGTCAGAGATCTATAGCATGACAGAGCTGAGGATCTTGAGTAACTGGGGTCACCTGGAGTACACCTGTGTGTATCGCTTCAGAGTTCACGGAGAACCTTCATTCGTCTGA
- the LOC127959349 gene encoding solute carrier family 2, facilitated glucose transporter member 1 has translation MGDGKQLTLPLMLTVGTAVIGSLQFGYNTGVINAPQKIIENFLNETWFDRYKESISKTTLTTLWSLSVAIFSVGGIIGSFSVGLFVNRFGRRNSMLMANVLAFVAAALMGFSKIGASWEMLIIGRFVVGLYSGLTTGFVPIYVGEVSPTALRGALGTLHQLGIVVGILMAQIFGMDVVMGNATMWPFLLGFTFIPALAQCCLLPFCPESPRFLLIIRNEEDKARAVLKKLRGTTDVSTDMQEMKEESRQMKREKKVTIPELFRSPLYRQPIAIAIMLQLSQQLSGINAVFYYSTKIFERAGVQQPVYATVGAGVVNTAFTVVSLFVVERAGRRSLHLLGLMGMAGSAVLMTIALALLEKYDWMSYISIIAIFGFVAFFEIGPGPIPWFIVAELFSQGPRPSAFAVAGFSNWTANFIVGMGFQYVEELCGPYVFIIFTVFLLCFFIFTYFKVPETKGRTFDEISAGFRQTASGAEKYSPEELNSLGADSQL, from the exons ATGGGGGACGGAAAG CAACTGACCTTGCCGCTGATGCTGACTGTCGGGACGGCTGTGATCGGCTCCCTTCAGTTCGGCTACAACACGGGTGTCATCAATGCCCCGCAAAAG ATCATTGAGAACTTCCTCAATGAGACATGGTTTGATCGATATAAGGAAAGCATCTCAAAAACAACCTTGACTACCCTGTGGTCTCTGTCTGTGGCCATCTTCTCTGTGGGTGGCATCATTGGATCCTTCTCCGTCGGGCTGTTCGTCAACCGCTTTGGAAG GAGGAACTCCATGCTCATGGCCAATGTCCTGGCTTTTGTCGCTGCAGCACTGATGGGCTTCTCTAAGATTGGGGCATCCTGGGAGATGCTCATTATTGGGCGGTTCGTGGTGGGCCTTTACTCCGGTCTGACCACTGGCTTTGTGCCCATATATGTGGGTGAAGTGTCCCCCACAGCCCTCAGAGGAGCCCTGGGCACCCTTCATCAGCTGGGAATTGTTGTTGGCATCCTAATGGCTCAG ATCTTTGGTATGGACGTAGTCATGGGTAATGCCACCATGTGGCCGTTCCTCCTTGGCTTTACCTTTATCCCAGCCCTGGCGCAGTGCTGTTTACTGCCCTTCTGCCCCGAAAGCCCACGATTTCTCCTCATCATCCGCAACGAGGAAGACAAAGCCAGAGCAG TGCTTAAAAAGCTGCGTGGAACCACAGATGTGAGCACAGACATGCAGGAGATGAAGGAGGAGAGCAGACAGATGAAGAGAGAGAAGAAAGTGACCATTCCTGAACTGTTCCGCTCTCCGCTCTACCGACAGCCCATCGCTATAGCCATCATGCTGCAGCTGTCCCAGCAGCTGTCTGGAATCAATGCT GTATTCTACTACTCCACAAAGATCTTCGAGAGGGCCGGTGTGCAGCAGCCGGTTTATGCCACTGTTGGAGCAGGAGTCGTCAACACAGCTTTCACTGTTGTGTCG CTGTTTGTGGTAGAGCGAGCGGGCCGCAGGTCTCTGCACCTCTTGGGACTGATGGGAATGGCTGGATCTGCTGTACTGATGACCATCGCTCTTGCCTTGCtg GAAAAGTATGACTGGATGTCCTACATTAGCATCATAGCAATCTTTGGATTCGTGGCCTTCTTTGAGATCGGACCGGGCCCCATCCCATGGTTCATTGTGGCAGAACTGTTCAGTCAAGGCCCAAGACCCTCTGCTTTTGCTGTTGCTGGATTCTCCAACTGGACAGCGAACTTTATCGTGGGCATGGGCTTCCAGTATGTGGAG GAGCTCTGTGGGCCGTACGTGTTCATCATCTTCACCGTATTTCTACTGTGCTTCTTCATCTTCACCTACTTCAAAGTCCCAGAGACCAAGGGCCGGACGTTCGATGAAATCTCCGCAGGTTTCCGCCAGACAGCATCAGGGGCTGAGAAGTACTCGCCCGAGGAGCTCAACAGCCTGGGGGCGGACTCTCAACTTTAA